The Thermoplasmataceae archaeon region TAAAGAAGCGCCAGCAGATATGATTCTCCCACACCAACTGGAACGCCGTGGAAAAGATAGACCATACCCAATGCGCCAAGAATGTAATAAAGCGTAATTATAGCGGCACCGACAGCAAGAGCACCAAGGTACCGGCCTAGAAGGATTGATAATCTCTTAGAGGGCTGGGAAAGGACAAACGTCCCTGTCTTGAGTGAGAAGTCCGTTGCCATGGCGTCTCCGCCTAGGAACGATCCTAGTATGAGCACAACATCTCCTACAAAACTGTAAAAGAGCGTATCAAAGCCAACTTCATCCGATGGGACAGCTATTACCTTGAAAGCCATGAGGGAATAAATCAGTGCCGTTATCAGAGCCACAAGAACGAGAAAAACAATAAAGCGTCTTGTCCTCAAATAAAACTG contains the following coding sequences:
- a CDS encoding ABC transporter permease, with the translated sequence MISTSSQIRVYMEQNLQFYLRTRRFIVFLVLVALITALIYSLMAFKVIAVPSDEVGFDTLFYSFVGDVVLILGSFLGGDAMATDFSLKTGTFVLSQPSKRLSILLGRYLGALAVGAAIITLYYILGALGMVYLFHGVPVGVGESYLLALLYTASAIGFGFLFSSMFKNGSSAIVATFLVMFLIFSIVQGVLDVTKIEPWFLLTYGGGVVTTVLSPLTFTHIHVLNEGRVSVTTYTPYVWEGIAIMVGYLAISLIISILIYNRRQI